In Candidatus Binatia bacterium, the genomic window GGCTTCGTCGAAGGCGACCCGGGTCGCGGGTTCTCCCGGCGCGGGCGCCTCGAGATCCTGGAATCCGAGGCGTTCTCGCCCCGCGCGGCGCGCCTTCTCGCGTAGGAAGCGGCGCGGGATTTCTGCCCGTTCGCGCGCGACTCCGAGCATCGCTTCGAGGGTTCGTTTCGACACCGAAGAGTCGAACAGAGCCGGGGAAAGAAAGTGCTCGATTCCGCGGCGCCGGTAGAGCGTGAGTCGGGTGCCGGAGATCGCGTTGAGACAGGCCGCCGTCGTGCTCGAGACGCTCTCCCACGCGGTGTTGGCGCCGCGGAGAGCGGCGCGCCTCACGTCGGGGTCGCCGTTGCCGAGGAGACTCCGGGCGCGGGACACCGGCAGACGCTCCGTCGGTCGGCCGGGAACCTCGAGGTCGAACTCGAGGGTGCCCGAAACCTGGTCGTAGAGACGCCCCCAGGCGGACAGGCCGGTGACGTCGAGGTCGGCGGCCAGCGTTTCCAGGTCCGCATCCATACTGAAGCGCGCGCGGTCCCGTGTTCGCCCAAGGAAGTGCGCGATCGGGGTGAGGCGCTCCGTCTCGAGGAGGGCATCGAAGTCCGCGTCGGCCGTGTCTCGGAAGACCGCGCGAAGCCGCACGAAGATCTTCTCGAGTTCGGCGCGCGAGGCGGCGAGGGCCGCGGTGGCGCGCTTCACGTTGTCGTCGCGGGCGTCTGCGGCGCCGAGACAGCCGAGGTACGAACCGAGATGGCGGTGCCGAGCGAACACGTCCTCGAGGCGCTCGAGGATCTCCGTCCAGGCCTCGTGGGTCGCCGGGCTGATCGCATCGGCACGGCCGACGTCGGATTGCAGGGTGTCGACGTCGATCGCGAGGTGATCTCGGAAGGCGGTGTACTCCGCTCCGCCGAACGAGGCGAAGTACGGCGTCATGTCCCAGTTCGGTTGGACGGTCACTGGGGCACGTCGGCAGGTTGTTCGAGGTTCGCGCGATCGAGCAGGGTCTGCACTGCGGTCCCGAAGCCGTGGGCGATCTGGTCGATCTCGGGGACGAGTTCGGTGTAGCCGAGGGCGCCGAAGTCGATGAGGTTGCGGTAGGTGATGACGGTGAGGTTCAAAGCGCCTCCGTCCATGATCGGGCCCATGGGATACATGGCCTCTGCGGTCGCTCCGTTTGCGTAGAGCGCAAAGGGCGGTCCCAGAACGTTCGAGGCGACGAGGTTCAGGGCGGGAGGGTGGTGGTCGGCGAGATTCATGTCGGAGTATACGAGCATGCCGCTTTCGACGAGGCGAGGTCGCGGCGGAGGCTTTGGGCGCAGGCTGCGACCCCGGCGAGACCTCCGGGACGTCCCCCGCTCCGACTCGGCTCGATGAAGACCACGGCCCGCGTGCGAAGAGGCCGGCGACGCCGTCCATGATCGAGTGATGGACTTTGGTGACGACCGAGACTTTGCCGCCCTCGAGTCCGTCGATCACCCAGACTTCCCAGAGGGGCTTCCGTCGATCGAGCGACGATGAGTTCGAAGTCGTAGCCGTTCGCTGCGGTCGATGGGTCGACGACCAGGGCGCCGACGACGTGCATGTGAAAGCCCGGAGTCTCGACGTAGAAGAACGGGGCACCGAGCCCACTCAATCTTTCCACTCACGCTTCCATTCAGTCGGTCGGGGTGGTTTCCGCGGGCCTCTCCGTTTCGGACTCCGCTTCGGACTCCGGGAAGTATCGACGCGCGACCACCAATGACGTGACGACGAACGCGAGTACGAGCGACCCGAGCACGAGCACGTCAGGGGTGAGCAGCTGATCGACCGAAGTCAGCTTCGCAAGCGACTGTGAGAAGGCCACAGTCAGCACCAGGCCCGGAATGAGGCCGATGGCCGACCCGAGAAGGTAGTCGCGAAACCGGATCCGCGTGGCCGAGACCGCCCAGTTCATCGGCGGGGCGAGAAACAACACGAACCGCAGGAGCATCACCGTGCGCACGCCGTATTTCTCGAACTGTGAATCGAGTTGCCGGAGGGCTTTGAAGCGTTCGATCAGTGCTGTGCGAAATGCGTCCCGGAAGACGTAGCGGCCGATGAGGAAGCACGTCGACCCCGCGAGCATCGCGCCGATCCAGCCGTAGACGACGCCCATGACGCCGCCGAAAATGATCCCGCCCAGCGCGACGGTGATGAGTTCGGGCGCGTGGATCAGGGCGCCGACGACGAAGAGGGCGAGAAATGGGAAGGGCGCCCACGGCCCGAGCTGATGAAAGTAGTTCTTCGCCGCCTCGACGTTCTGCATCCAGGAGAGATCCACGTTCTTCGACAAGATGTAGACCAGCACGGCGAACGCCGCGATCTTGAAAAAGCTCTTCAGCATGATGGTGCGCCCGCCCTCGGAGGCTCGGGCGTGAGACGAAATCCTTCATACCGCCGTCGGCAGTTGCGATCCACCTCGATCAGCGAGAAATAGGAGAGGATGCCCGACCGCAAGGGCAAACACGGAGAGGTCAATGGGCGTACGAGACGATGGTGGTTCCAAGCCGGCCAGTGCGGCGACCCGTCAGGCCAACGAGGCGGTTGCTGCGAGCCTCCCGCTGGACGATCCGGTGGACTTCGAGTTCGCCGATCGAGGATTCTTGGCGACCTCCGACAAGCCACGCATCGAAATGGACGACGGTCGTGTCCTCTGGGACTTCGAGCGTTTCTCGTTCCTGTCGAGCCCAGCCCCGGATACGGTGAATCCGAGCCTCTGGCGTCAAGCAAATCTCAATGCCCGCCACGGCCTCTTCGAAGTCGCGGAGGGAATCTACCAGGTTCGCGGTTTCGATCTGGCGAACGTCACGTTCATTCGGGGCAAGACGGGCTGGATCGTGATCGATCCGCTCACGTGCGCCGAAACGGCCCGGGCTGCGTTGGAACTCGTCGACCGAGAGCTCGGGAAGCGGCCGATTCACACGGTCATCTACACGCACAGCCACATCGACCATTTCGGAGGCGTGCGCGGTGTGGTCACCGATGAGGATGTCGCAGCAGGGCGAACGGCGGTCGTCGCGCCCGAAGGATTCCTCGAGGCGGCGGTGAGCGAGAACGTGATCGCCGGCGCCGTGATGGGGCGTCGCGCGACCTACATGTACGGGAACCTTCTTCCGACGGGGCCCCAGGGGCACGTGGATGCAGGGCTCGGGAAGGGCACGGCGCTCGGATCCGTGGGGCTCATAGCGCCGACGGAGTCGATCACGGCGACCGGTGCGGAGCGCGTGTACGATGGCGTCGAGATCGTCTTCCAAATGACGCCGAACACCGAAGCCCCGGCTGAGATGAACTTCTATTTTCCGCAGCACAAGTCGTTGTGCATGGCTGAGAACTGCACTGCGACCCTCCACAATCTCTACACGCCGCGCGGGGCACAGGTGCGCGACTCACTCTCCTGGAGCAAGTACATCGACGAGTCGATCGAGCTGTTCGCCGACTCGTCGGACTCCGTCTTCGCGAGTCACCATTGGCCGCGCTGGGGACGGGATACGGTGCGAGGTTTTCTGACGAAGCAGCGCGATCTGTACCGCTACATCCACGATCAGAGCATGCGGATGGCGAACCAGGGCGAGACGATGCTGGAGATCGCCGAACAGCTCGAAGTCCCGGA contains:
- a CDS encoding VTT domain-containing protein translates to MLKSFFKIAAFAVLVYILSKNVDLSWMQNVEAAKNYFHQLGPWAPFPFLALFVVGALIHAPELITVALGGIIFGGVMGVVYGWIGAMLAGSTCFLIGRYVFRDAFRTALIERFKALRQLDSQFEKYGVRTVMLLRFVLFLAPPMNWAVSATRIRFRDYLLGSAIGLIPGLVLTVAFSQSLAKLTSVDQLLTPDVLVLGSLVLAFVVTSLVVARRYFPESEAESETERPAETTPTD
- a CDS encoding M3 family oligoendopeptidase, translated to MTVQPNWDMTPYFASFGGAEYTAFRDHLAIDVDTLQSDVGRADAISPATHEAWTEILERLEDVFARHRHLGSYLGCLGAADARDDNVKRATAALAASRAELEKIFVRLRAVFRDTADADFDALLETERLTPIAHFLGRTRDRARFSMDADLETLAADLDVTGLSAWGRLYDQVSGTLEFDLEVPGRPTERLPVSRARSLLGNGDPDVRRAALRGANTAWESVSSTTAACLNAISGTRLTLYRRRGIEHFLSPALFDSSVSKRTLEAMLGVARERAEIPRRFLREKARRAGRERLGFQDLEAPAPGEPATRVAFDEARERIVASFDRVYPELARFAVKAFDEKWIDWEPRVGKRPGGFCSSSSVIGQSRVFMTYDGALGDVSTLAHELGHAWHSWVMRDMKPWSRVYPMTLAETASTFAEQLVIDAVLSDDAASESDKRAVLDGRLQDAAAFLLNIPMRFEFESALYEERAHGELSANRLCELMLDAQRSWYGDALAEDELDPWFWASKLHFYITGLSFYNFPYTFGYLFSLGIFARAKREGPGFLPTYEAILRSTGSAPAEKVARDHLGVDLERPDFWNESVDLIEADLCAYLG
- a CDS encoding WS/DGAT domain-containing protein, coding for MLVYSDMNLADHHPPALNLVASNVLGPPFALYANGATAEAMYPMGPIMDGGALNLTVITYRNLIDFGALGYTELVPEIDQIAHGFGTAVQTLLDRANLEQPADVPQ
- a CDS encoding alkyl sulfatase dimerization domain-containing protein; this encodes MGVRDDGGSKPASAATRQANEAVAASLPLDDPVDFEFADRGFLATSDKPRIEMDDGRVLWDFERFSFLSSPAPDTVNPSLWRQANLNARHGLFEVAEGIYQVRGFDLANVTFIRGKTGWIVIDPLTCAETARAALELVDRELGKRPIHTVIYTHSHIDHFGGVRGVVTDEDVAAGRTAVVAPEGFLEAAVSENVIAGAVMGRRATYMYGNLLPTGPQGHVDAGLGKGTALGSVGLIAPTESITATGAERVYDGVEIVFQMTPNTEAPAEMNFYFPQHKSLCMAENCTATLHNLYTPRGAQVRDSLSWSKYIDESIELFADSSDSVFASHHWPRWGRDTVRGFLTKQRDLYRYIHDQSMRMANQGETMLEIAEQLEVPDSLGTEMHARGYYGTLNHNAKAVYQRYLGWFDGNPAHLHGLPPVAAGKKYVEFMGGAAATLEKARAAFEAGEYRWVAEVVNHVVFADPDDEEAKGMQADALEQMGYQAESGPWRSFYLSAAQELRHGIDRASAPNITDNAGGVLPSMSVGMIFDSMAVRLNGPKAADQRISVNFDFTDTGEKFVLRVENGALSHTPNKQLGGADATMRLKRTALDALILGRTPFDQLLASGDLTIEGKAESLLGLFGLLDNFDSAFPIVTP